Proteins from a genomic interval of Euleptes europaea isolate rEulEur1 chromosome 18, rEulEur1.hap1, whole genome shotgun sequence:
- the MAPT gene encoding microtubule-associated protein tau isoform X5, with protein sequence MADQHQDFNMTDDHLVSQVRRNQTACIDNKDKNGTGIEEAKPKGPDMKSVTKIATPRPAGAQNQKSPGNASRIPAKTPTIPKTPPSLVAKKEQRRPPNSAAKSERGEPVKSGDRSGYSSPGSPGTPGSRSRTPSLPTPPNREPKKVAVVRTPPKSPSSVKNRLQTAPVPMPDLKNIKSKIGSTDNLKHQPGGGKVQMINKKLDFSHVNSRCGSKDNIKHTAGGGSIQIVYKPVDLSHVTSKCGSLDNIHHKPGGGQVEVKSEKLDFKEKVQSKIGSLDNITHVPGGGNKKIESHKLTFRENAKAKTDHGAEIVYKSPTISGEASPRRLSNVSSTGSINMVDSPQLATLADEVSASLAKQGL encoded by the exons CTTGTATCGACAACAAAGATAAAAACGGGACTGGGATTGAAGAAGCAAAGCCAAAG GGCCCGGATATGAAAAGTGTAACGAAGATCGCCACTCCACGTCCTGCTGGAGCACAAAATCAAAAGAGCCCAGGCAACGCTTCGCGGATCCCGGCCAAAACTCCCACCATCCCCAAGACACCGCCCAGTCTCG TTGCCAAGAAGGAGCAGAGAAGGCCCCCAAACTCAGCAGCAAAATCTGAGAGAG GTGAACCAGTAAAGTCTGGCGATAGAAGTGGCTACAGCAGTCCTGGTTCTCCTGGGACCCCTGGCAGCCGTTCCCGCACACCCTCCTTGCCAACTCCTCCCAACAGGGAGCCCAAGAAGGTGGCAGTGGTCCGCACCCCACCCAAATCCCCTTCTTCTGTCAAGAACCGCCTGCAGACAGCCCCCGTTCCCATGCCAGATCTAAAGAACATCAAGTCCAAGATTGGTTCCACTGACAACTTGAAGCATCAGCCGGGGGGTGGAAAG GTGCAGATGATTAATAAGAAGCTGGACTTTAGCCACGTCAATTCCAGGTGTGGATCAAAGGATAATATCAAACACACCGCGGGAGGAGGCAGT ATACAAATTGTTTATAAGCCGGTGGACCTCAGCCATGTGACGTCTAAATGTGGTTCCTTGGACAATATTCATCATAAGCCAG GTGGTGGGCAGGTGGAAGTGAAATCAGAGAAACTGGACTTCAAAGAGAAGGTGCAATCGAAAATTGGGTCGCTAGATAACATCACtcatgttcctggaggaggaaataaaaag ATTGAAAGCCACAAGCTGACCTTCCGCGAGAATGCCAAAGCCAAGACTGATCACGGAGCTGAAATTGTCTACAAGTCACCCACCATTTCTGGAGAGGCTTCCCCGCGTCGCCTTAGCAATGTCTCCTCCACTGGAAGTATCAACATGGTGGACTCCCCGCAACTGGCCACGTTGGCTGACGAAGTGTCTGCTTCTCTGGCCAAGCAGGGCTTGTGA